Genomic window (Alligator mississippiensis isolate rAllMis1 chromosome 7, rAllMis1, whole genome shotgun sequence):
AACTTTCACAACCATGTTTGCGTGAGGACTCCAACACCAAATTAAAGGCATGATCCTATATTCCCTAGTCAGGCAAAACTCCTGCTGAAGACAATGAGAGTTATGCCTAAGTGAGACAACAAGACATCATGCATGGACATAAATATACAGCTAGAAATGTATTTCTACACAGAGATAAATATGCTGCATGTAAAGAGCAACTGGGGTCCTGTACAGTACAAGGCTAGAGTTCTACTGAGGAATGACcatacattttgaaaatgaagtACACGTTATCTGTTATCTAAATGTCAAGATGCAATTTCCTTCTATTATATTATTGCATACTGGTTATTTATCTAGCTGAATCAggttaaaatgtttctgtttatAACCCTGTTTAAAGTTTGCCTAGATTTATTAGTATTGATAGTATGTTAGGTCACTAACAAGAACGGAATTTTCAGGAAGGTGATGCCTGAGTTGCTGTGAAAAGGTACTCATAgctgtatttaaaaacaaacaacccccacccccccaaaaaaccccaacccaaacTACTCATCAGTAAGGTTGTTATCCTGCAAAATATGATGACTCAAGGAAAGTCCAGCCTCCGGATCCTCCGCAGCCTAGGGCACAGCCCCATAGGTAGAGCTTCAAAAAacacccagctgctgcagcagcatacTGAATTAGGAAAATGCAGAAGGATATCAAACTAATAATACCTAGTGTACAGAGAGAGCCAGATTCTGCCTCCTGTACTCATGTTCCATAGTACCTTATTCTGTAAGTAGTTGCAGGATGGCAGTACCTGACTGCTCCAATTCAAGAGCAAAAGTCAGATCTATACacttcataattaaaaaaaaaaaaaagtagggttGAAGGCCTGTAGGCCAAAACCTACTCTCCTTACATTCAGTGCTTTGTGTGAGTAGGGCAACTGGGTTTTGACTACATAGGTTTGATCCCTTGCTGGTACAATGACTTCGAAATGGCACTGTGCCAAACCACACCAGCTAAGGACCTGGCTCTAGATTTTCACTTTGGACTTGAATGCCAACATCAGCCACTCAACCTTCACTCTTACAATTGACCAGACATCCTTGATTAGGTTACAACTCCGTCATTCATATTTTTTACCTCTCTCTCTGTAAAATCCTAACAGTAGTGTCCACTCAACTGAGTTCACTAGCCACAGAGGCTATAATACCACAAAAGCTACAGAGAGCTGTCAGTTTGTTTGCATTTAAAATCCAGTTTCAGTGCTCATAACCTCAAAGAGGTACTCCAGTAGCACAGAAGAAAAATGTCAGTGCATAATCTGATAGGGAATTCCACATAGGAGTTGGTTAAAAACCTACTAATACTCATTGCATGTGCATATATTGCTAATTTAAATAACATCTCCTAACCAGACTAGCTGGCCTGAAGTTAGTAAGTGGCATTCACAGTCCATGCATTTTATTGTTTCCTAGTAGACTGAACAGTAGTGCTACACAGGTTCTGCTCATACCCTaacagcaaggcagcagcagcaggttgttAAACAGCAGGGCTTGATCGCTTCCTCTCAGGGCCTAGTGGTTTAAATGGTAGCAGGAGTTTTCTAGCAGGTCCGCAACTGGTGGTTTCCTCTTGAGACCTCCCCTTGGAAGGGAGTGGTCTCTTTTGCCAATGGGTTTCACCTCAGGTTTGCAGCATCTTCTCAGAACAGCAGGACtaggaagaagggcaaggagaATATCTGGCCCAACTAGTCCTGCTTGCAGAGATCTGCCACATTCAGGAATTTCCTGATGACCATCCCCAGGCAGAGTATGAGGAGCAGCATGTAGCCCACGGTGCCCAGGTaggtgggggcagtgggtggcGCCTTAAGGAAGTTGAGCAGCCCCTCCTCCACATAGTGCATCTGGTCGTAGATGCTGAGGAAAGTGAAGATGTGGAAGAGCTGGTGGCTGTGGCCCACGATGTCAAAGCGGCCCGGCTGGATGCGCTCAGGGATCTTGCTGACATTGAAGAAGGCGGCCACCAGCAGCCAGAAGTAGCGGCGGTAGAAGTAGACAAAGAGCGTGGGGTTGTGCGCCCGCAGGTCAAAGAGGAAGCTCTCTAGCATGATGGGGCAGGCCATGCTAAGCGGCATGGCGAAGACAAAGGTGCGGATGGCGAAAGGGTAGGCGCAGCACTCGGAGCGGCTCCGGCAGCAGGCCACGGTGCACGTGACGGCCAGCACAAAGGCCACGGGCAGCACCAGCGAGCTGTAGAGAGCCAGCGGCAGGCTGCAGTCCACATaccagcccaggtgctgctgcaggtagCGGCTCAGCGCCCGGGCGTCCAGCAGCCGCAGGCGGGGCAGCAGGTAGTAGGAGTAGGCCACGGTGCTGGCGAAGCCGTAGTAGCTGATGGAGGCGTAGTCCAGGTAGAAGAAGGCGGCGCGCAGGCGCAGCGACAGGCAGCTGAACACATGGGCCGTGCAGCTCATGGCGAAGGTGAGCACGACCCCCGAGGCGTAGCACCAGAGCGGCAGCAGCGCGGGGTGATGGAAGGGCAGCTCGGCCGCGccgcgcagcagcagcaggcggcagaAGCGGCTGAGGAAGAGCAGCAGCGGGATGAAGTGCGTCCAGAAGTTGAGCGTCTCGTTGGTGGGCTGCAGCACGGAGGCCAGGCACTCCTGCGCCGTGCAGTGCAGCCGCCGGTAGCCCGACAGGATGAAGCACTCCACGAAGTCAGCCGGCACCTCGTCCCAGCGCAGCAGCGGCCCGGCGGCGGGCGTCCGCTCCGCGTCCCCGCGGCCTCGCGGCATGGTCCCCGGCGGCGCCGGGCGCTGGCTGCCGTGCGGCGCGGTGGCGGTGGCGGCTCGGCCCCGGCGGGGGCTCGGATGCAACCTGGCGAAGGCAAAGCCGCCcccaccgccgccgccgctgccgggGGAGCTGCAGCGGGTTTGCGCTTCTCCTCCTCCGCCTCCAGCATCACTcattgcagcaggggcagcggcggcggcagctcctcctgcagccGAGCTGCGCATCGCGGTAATTCAGACCCTGCGGCGGGGCCGGGCTTGCACCTGCGGGCGCGCGCAGCCCCCGCTCCCGGGAGCAGGCGCCCCCTCCTCGGGCTCAGGCTCGGCGGCGGTGGCagcggcgggcgggcagggcagccgcCCCGCCCTCCCGGTTAATGATTGATGCCGGGGGGCATGAGCCCGCCGGGCCCCCATGGCGCAGCCCGGCCCTGCCGCGGAGCCGGGCTATGAAgcgggagggaggatgggggccGGGCAGAGCCACGTGGCAGCTCCCCGCCCCGAGGGCAGATAAGCGCGTGGCCGGGGTAGCGCGCCCTGTCCCCGTCCCCGCGTTGCGCAAGGCCCGCACCTCCCCAAGGCCGCGCAGGTGCAGGTaaaggtgctggggctgggcaccgCCTGCGGCCGCTCCGATAACGCGGGGCAGGGGATCTTCACAGCTGGTCCCTGGACACATCCGGCCGCGATCAGCTGCGCGGTTATGTAATGGGCACTGTTACATCACCAGCATATCAAAAGTCctagagagcagagcaggggagccGGCCTCGGCTGCCCTCCCTTGGGCCTGGGAACTAGAGATGGGGAGGCAGCTCGGCTCACTGGCCGGTGGGTGGGCGGGTGCACGTGGCAGGGGAAAGCTCAGGAGAGGAGGGTTCCTGGTCTCCCTCCTAGGTTTCACTTTAAATAACCCTTGGCCCTGAAGTGTCTCTTTATTACTCTGAGCTACGTAGGATATTCTATGGTAATAAAACCTAGCTTATGCATTGGCTGTTGTGTTTGTTGCACAGATTAACAAAATGTAAACTTGTACAATTAATCAGGGTGAGGTGGGATGAATTGAAAACATGGATAACCACGCAAAAGAAGAGGGGCACAAGAATGTTGGTATGCCCTCAGGCCCAGGACAGTAGAAACAAGCTGCTGAATGGACTGAGTGCACTTTCCGTTCTAGTCAAAATATTTCTCTTATGATAGCTCTTGGACAGGGAGGTTTTGTTACATTAGTTGTATTCTTTAAAGAAATACAGAAGCGGACTAGAAAATCAAAGAACTTCTGCAGTCTTCAGGTGTGGACACAGTTGAATGAAACCAGAGGAGCAGCAAAGAGACAAATGAAACTGGAAGGATAAAAGACCTCAAACGTGCTCAGAAGTTCCATGTGTaggaggcaggaggagaggtCTGCGTGTTTGCTGTGGGATGGGATATGCAAACCTGCGCTCTGCAGTAAAGGGTCACAAAGGTGCTCTGGCCTCTCTTACTTCTGTCATGTACTCCTGCAATAGTTGTAAAGCTTGAAAGGCTGACCAGGAAGGAGGGCAGACCTTTCATTATGCTTCATTTCTGGTGAGGAAGGGGTGACTGGGACTAATTGGGCATGTCTAACCTTCTCTCTGAAAGACCATAGGCCTATGATGGGACTTAAGTTTGGACTACAACTGGGTATCTGCTAGAGTTTCTCTCAGAGAAGATAGGCCTGATGCAGGTCTACTGCTCATTTGTCATTAGGTACTCACTTGCTGGTACTCAGTAAATGCCTCTTGTTAGCTCCTCACCTAGAAGGAGCAATGATTAAATTGCTGTGCACCTAAATGGGGGCTTAAGGATGTTTTTTAGTGAGTCTTGAAGTGATGTAGTTATATGTGGTAAAGAATTTGATCTTTGCTGTAGGCTATATGAAAATGGGGGGGAGAAAACTGAGTGAATAGACTCTCTGAAAATGGAGACCTGAAAGGAAATGTGCCTGGATACAGCCCTTTCATGGTTTGATGAAATGGGTTGGTTCACTGATGGCGACATGGGCTTGGACTGAATGGCAGAGAACCAGTAACAGCTGCTGTAACAGATGGTGGCCCAGCAGCAACAGGTTCTGCGACAACAGCCACAGCTGATCTAGGAGCTGATGGACTCACAATAGGAACAGCAGCCATGACTTGTTTGGCAAATTCATTCTTTCCTACACTTTCCAGGGATAGTCAGAGGTTAACTGAGGAGACATAAGTCCTAACTCATTAAATCCAGCTGTGCCATTATGTCTTACAGAGAGGTACCCAGGGAATAACCTAAGGTATTCTCAGTGGATTGCGGGGTGGGGTGGTATTTATAGCACCATTGGCTCTTGGAGCAGTGGGACTCTTGTGGGCTCTATTTAACTGGGGTAAGCACAGTCTGTGGATCTATGGGTTGAAGACTGGGCCAACGGTACGCAAGACTGCCTGGCTATTGGCAAAGAGATCTACTACTGCCACTTGGGGGTAGATGGGGAGTATCTCTGGGGAGCCAGGTCTTGCAGGATGGCCAggcactgcaggagctgggcagaagAGAGTTATAATTTCAGAACTCATCATGGTGGGCAATTTACTCCAGCATTAATGGCCCAAACAAGAATGTGCAGAGACATCAGCCAGAGATGATAAAGCCTGCTTAGGTTCAACTTGAGTGTGTGAGAAGCCTGCTGGGGAGACTGCTGGGTATTCTATGGCAAATCTCCCACTTCAAAAAAACCTCTAGGAAAGTCTGGGAAGGGGACGGGAGGAGAAAGAGGTGATAGGGAAACCAGGATGTCATAGATAAACTCAGCTGGCTACTAAAGGGAAGCCAGGCTGATAGGGCTGGTTTTCTTGTGGAGTAAAATCCACACTAGTGGTAGGCTAGGCTTTGACCTTATCAGAAGGGACTATTCATCTGATTTTCATGTGGGTACCCCAGACATTTGCACCAAGGTTGTCCATATATAGAGTGCCCTCCAAGTAAGTGTATGTAACAGAAAGCTAGGTCTGCAGACCGAGTCCTAACATCCTACCTATTTTTCTCCAAATAAATGAGCCTGAGGGTGCTATAGTGGGGTAATTaaagagagagggcagcagagaGGAATTCCAGACATGAGGAGTCTCTCTTGGGgtgccagctgggcaaggagCTAGCTGCAGCCTTGTTGCCCAAATCTGCAGGAGAATGACAGGGAAGACAAGATCCTGAGATGAACCTATGATCAACTTTCTTTTGATTTTAGATGAAATGATAGACCCCAATTGGGAAAAGAGCATCCACTTAGTGGGAGGACTCTGACAGTGGCTCTTCTTCCTGGGCAAAATAGGTTCAGATCAATattcaatatcttttttttttttcccctaatatctTCCTCTAGGAATAGCTTATTTTAGCTAATCGGTAGTTCTAAATTAAAATAGTATTTAATTCTCTTCCCACCAGATTTCACTGGCAGTAAGAGTACAGTAAGAAAGAGACAAGTAAAAAGGAAAATAGTCTAGCATCTCAGAGACACCAAGTTCCTGGAAGTCCTTTTAGGCCATTATAAGAGCAATTCACACCAATGGAGAAGGCCAGTGCAAGAGTTCTGCATCAGTTACACCCACAAAATAGGGTTTAAATGAGTCTTTAGCGATACATGGGCTTTGTTCTGTCCCTCTGTAGGGGAACATATTTCATCCTATTAGTGCTACTTATTTGTTGCGCTTGGTGCTTAGATACAGTAGTGAAGGACACAGTAGAAACAGCTGACAGAGCCTGTGAATGTCTGTGTCAGTGTTTGGGAGTTTTTCATACTGATCCAACACTCCACTGTTGTCAGACTTGCAGTTCAGTTGTTCATTTGACTACCTTATAATTCCAGAAGGAAGCATTAATTTAACACCTTGTGGGGAATGAACTTAGCTAGTACAAAACAATATCAGCTTGGACCATCTGAATCTGTCAGAGCTGATGAACAGAACATTGAAAGGGTATTAACAACTCAGTCCTCCCTTGCACAGAGAAGTGATTTAACTAGGAATAAGAGTGCCTACCTATCCTTTCTATGAGTAGAGAGAGTCAGctgtgttagtctcaagtcaggaagaaggcagggtaagGTAGCATCTTAAGGATCATCCATCTAAGGCTGGAAGAGGACTCACAGGGTCATCTAGTCTTGCCccttgttcaaggcaggatcatccctgactgaaccaccccagccaagtgtctgtccaacctgctcttgaaaatttctagggatggagattccccaactTCTTTACATAGCtggttccaatgcttgaccagcctcatagtcagaaagttccccctaatttccaacctaatttCCTCTGcggcagcttgaggccattactcatagtcctgtcccctacagtcacaaagaaaagcccatctccatcgtctgttatttttctttaggtatttgaagatttgAAGACTGTAACCAAATCCCCACTcattcttcccttctccagagtAAATAACCATAAcatttttcagtcttttctcTTAAATCAGGATTTCCaggcttctaataatttttgtcacttgctcctggactctttccaatctgtccacatccttgaagcgtggacccaaaactggacacagtactccacatgaggcctcaccagtgctgaacagagttgAAGAATCACTACCCTTGTTTCCAagtgttaatacagcccagtataccgttggctgttttttttctaattagaacatgctgttgactcatattcagcttatggtatACAATGacccttctctgcagcactgcagcctagctagtcatttcgcagtctgtatttgtgcatgcagttattttgtctcaagtgcaggactttgtacttgtccttgttgaatttcatctggttgattatGGATCATTATTTCAGTCAATCCAAGTCATTTTGGATCCTAGTCCTATCCTCCGGAGTCTCTGAGATTACACCTAGCTTGATATCATTCAcagatttgctaagtgtgcactcaattcTATTGTCTATATTattaattaagatattaaacaatactgaacCCAGGACAGACCTACCTGATACGTACTCTCAGCTATACATCTttccattgatgactacttgttgagcacaATGGTCCAACCAATCATGTCCGCCTTAGAATACTTTAGTTGGTATTTCTTTAGCTTGCTAATAAGAAGGTTATGAGAGACCAGGGtgaaaagccttgttaaagtaaaagtatatcacatccactgcttgtCCGCTCCACTcctatccacagagcctgtcaccttacaGACAGAAGTGGATGTGTAGGTGAATTGTATGTGTGTTCTTTTCTTAACCATGCAGACACTTACCCACCCTAGCTGACTTGGACTTGCATCAGTTAGGCCACTGGTCACAGCCAATCACACAGTAACATAAAATGTACTCATTAAGAAAGGCGTAAGTTTTTGTTGATAACAGCCTGTTTTGTCAAATGCAATGAATTGAAGCCACtaagcctacttcatcagatgctatgaatggatattgcttatgaaagcttatgcttttctgaatgagttagaAGACAAAGGGCAGGACAGGGTGGTACCTTAAAGACTAAGGGTGTGACAGTGGCCTATTTCCATGTGCACGTGTTGGGTGGCATAGATGCTGCAATGTGTACGGCCTGCAGAACGTGGACCTGGCGACCATAAGCAGCCACAGGAAGATCCATGAGACGGTGAGACTAAGGGACATCCCATCGCCCATGGACCTGCTCCCTGGTGACGCATGCCAAGCCGTGCAGGAGCGTATTGACCACAAGGGGCTGCGGAAAGATCACAGGGACCTGAACTGGCTCATAGCCCAGCGAGCCCTACCAGTGAGAGCCTGGAGACATAGAGAAGGACAATTGGGGAGACCCAGCTGTCCGTGACCCAACTGCCATGGGGTCACTGAGACAATCGAGCACCTTCTGtggctctgcacctgcaccaaggAGGTGTGGAAAAGGGTGAAACAGCTCTGTGAAGTGGTGATTGGCATCAGTCGGCTAAGCAGTGAGGTGGCACTGTACAGGAACCTTGCCAAACCTGTCACCCTGGCGCTGTACGGGAACCTGTCACCCCGTTTTGACCAGTTTGCCTCCTGTGCTAGGAGTGCCCTGTGGAAGGCTAGGAACTTCCTGCTGTACAGTCAAATGAACGTAGAGGTAGTGGGCTGCATGAAGATGGCGCTGAGTGAACTCTggacctactaccagaaatcggTAGCAGAGGACGGAGCAGACGCAGCAAACATCACCTGGCACAGGACCATACAACCCCCCCTGAGTGAAGAAGTGAGCGAAGGCAGTGGAGAAGAGGAATAGAAGTGAAACAAAGGACAGCGACAGCAGCAGCGGGTCCTCCAGCAGAAGCTGGAGCAACAATGACGGAGAGGCCACTTGAACTGAGCATGTGACCatggaagcagggcaggggtggaaaTGAAGAAAGGGCTGATTGGAGGGACCAGAATGCACTAATGTTGTTTTGTGCATGTTGCGTGTGTTTGCGTATATTGTAATGGGTTTGGGTGACCAGCAGGCCTTTGTACAGGTGCACAGGTGCAGATTTCTGTAATGGGAAAGTTTTAATACTTTGTGTTGTAATAAGTAGAGCATAGATGTATATAAccttatatatatagagagagacacacatttttacaaaaaaaaatgtgttgggTGGCATAGTGAAGCTCTAAGTATCCTTTTAAAAGGATAATGTTGTCTTGCTCTCATAGGATTGTGGGAGGTAAAAGAAAATTTGGCATTCTGGGACTGatagggctcatctacatgagactcctACTGcgtggtagcctaataacactgcacagttgTGTGCTGGTCAAAaaatgtgctaatatgctactatgCATTgttattattaggctactgcacagtaagcatcacaaaaaaacccatgtgccagggctACTGAATATtaaatgtagttactgcacatttaatttagtacttcattgaggaagtactaaactaaatgtgcagtaactatggtgcattaatgaacgtattGATGCACCCACAATAGACTTTGTATGTGCTCCCTTGATTTAAGGCCCAGCACAAAGACCCTAACTCACAGTGAACCCAAAGGGACTCCTTACAGACAGAAGAGAATATTACTCATCCTCAGAATATTACTCATCCCTAGTTACAAGAACTGGACCCTTAGTTTGTAAAGTGTCTGGCTAAGGAAAGATATTTGGGGAGTTCATGCATGACTAACTCAATGACAGATAAGGTTATTTGggtatagaatcataaaatcacaggaaggattggaagggacctcaagagctCATCTAgtgcaatcccctgctcaaagcaggaccatctccaactagattataccagtcaaagctttgttgagccggattttgaaaacctccaaggatggagcttccaccacctctctggaaaacctgttccagtgttatactatcctcctagtgaggaaattcttcctaatatctaacctaaacttcccttcctgcaacttgagactgttgctccttattctgtcatctgagagcagtctagttccatcctcttttgaacccccacttcaggtagttgaaggctgctattaagtcccctctcagtctcctcttctagaataaataagcccagttccatcagtctttcctcaaaagtcatgtctCCTagccctcaccatttttgtctccctctgctggactctccaatttgtctacatcctggAGGGGGgtgtcccaaaactgaacacaagactgca
Coding sequences:
- the PAQR9 gene encoding membrane progestin receptor epsilon gives rise to the protein MRSSAAGGAAAAAAPAAMSDAGGGGGEAQTRCSSPGSGGGGGGGFAFARLHPSPRRGRAATATAPHGSQRPAPPGTMPRGRGDAERTPAAGPLLRWDEVPADFVECFILSGYRRLHCTAQECLASVLQPTNETLNFWTHFIPLLLFLSRFCRLLLLRGAAELPFHHPALLPLWCYASGVVLTFAMSCTAHVFSCLSLRLRAAFFYLDYASISYYGFASTVAYSYYLLPRLRLLDARALSRYLQQHLGWYVDCSLPLALYSSLVLPVAFVLAVTCTVACCRSRSECCAYPFAIRTFVFAMPLSMACPIMLESFLFDLRAHNPTLFVYFYRRYFWLLVAAFFNVSKIPERIQPGRFDIVGHSHQLFHIFTFLSIYDQMHYVEEGLLNFLKAPPTAPTYLGTVGYMLLLILCLGMVIRKFLNVADLCKQD